A region of the Thermoanaerobaculum aquaticum genome:
GATTTGGTGGAGTTGGAGGTCCGGGAGCTCTTGAGCCAGTACGATTTTCCCGGGGATGAGGTGCCGGTGATTCGCGGGAGTGCCTTGAAGGCTGGGCTTGCGGACTCGCCGGATCATCCGGATGCGAAGTGCATATGGGATTTGATTCAGGCTTTGGATGATTACGTGCCGGAGCCGGTGAGGGACATTGACAAGCCGTTCTTGATGCCCATTGAGGATGTGTTTTCGATTTCGGGGCGCGGGACGGTGGTGACGGGGCGAGTGGAGCGAGGGATTGTGAAGGTTGGGGATGAGGTGGAGATTGTCGGGTTTCGGCCGACGTTTAAGCGGGTGGTGACGGGTGTGGAGATGTTCCGGAAGCTGTTGGACCAGGGGCAAGCTGGGGACAACATTGGGATCTTGCTGCGGGGAACGGAGAAGCATGAGGTGGAGCGGGGCCAGGTGGTGGCGAAGCCTGGGAGCATTACGCCGCATGTGAAGTTCAAGGGGCAGGTGTACGTTTTGACGAAGGAGGAAGGGGGGCGGCACACGCCGTTCTTTAACGGGTACCGGCCGCAGTTTTACTTCCGGACGACGGATGTGACGGGGAGTGTGAAGTTGCCGGCGGGTGTAGAGATGGTGATGCCTGGGGACAACGTGGAGATCGAGGTGGAGTTGATCACGCCCATTGCGTTGGAGCAGGGTCTTCGTTTTGCCATCCGCGAAGGCGGCCGAACCGTCGGCGCCGGCACCGTGACCGAGATTGTGGAGTAAGACCATGGTCAAGGAAAGAATCCGCATTCGCCTTAAGGCCTACGATTACCGCTTGCTGGACCAGTCCACGGCGGAAATCGTGGACACCGCAAAGAGGACGGGAGCTGCGGTTTCCGGTCCCATACCGCTGCCAACCCAAATTCAGCGCTTCACGGTGTTGCGTTCGCCCCACGTGGACAAGAAATCCCGGGAGCAGTTCGAGATCCGAACCCACAAGCGCCTTTTGGACATCCTCGATCCCACCCAGCAAACCGTGGATGCGCTGATGAAGCTTGAGCTCCCGGCCGGTGTGGACGTGGAGATCAAGGCTTTCGGCGGGAAGAAGTGAGGGGGAAGCCATGGTGCGCGGGATTTTAGGCAGAAAGCTTGGGATGACGCAGATCTTCGATGAAAACGGCGAGCTGGTGCCCGTGACCGTGGTGCAGGCGGGACCCTGTGTGGTGGTCCAGGTTAAAACCCAAGCCAACGACGGCTACGATGCCGCTCAAATTGGCTTGGTGGAAGGCAAGCCGCCGCGGCACGTGCCGAAGCCTTTGGTGGGGCACTTTGCCAAGGCCCAGGTTCCGCCCACCCGCGTTTTGCGCGAGGTTCCGGTGGACGCTACAGCCGAAGTGAAGCCGGGGATGACCGTCCTTTGCGACATCTTTGCCCCGGGCGATGTGATCCGCGTGGTGGGGACCTCCAAGGGTAAGGGCTTCCAGGGGGCGGTGCGACGGCACCACTTCCGTGGTGGTGCGGCCTCTCACGGCTCCATGTTCCACCGGGCTCCCGGTTCCATTGGACCTTCGGCGTTCCCTTCCCGGGTCTTCCCTGGAACCAGGATGGCCGGTCGCATGGGCGGTGACACCGTAACCCTCAAGCGGGTGAAGGTGGTGAAGGTGGACGTGGAAAACAACCTGCTGTTCCTCAAAGGCGCGGTGCCGGGCGGCCGCAAGGCTTTGGTGCGCCTGGTGAAGGCGTGAGGGAGGCAAAGCTCATGAAACTGCCGGTTCGTAACTGGGAAAACAACGTCGTGGGCGAGGTGGAGGTGCCCGACGAGATCTTCGCGTACCCTCCCAGGCCGCACCTGGTGTGGGAGGTGGTCAAGGCTTACCTGGCCGGGCTGCGCCGTGGGACCCACGCCACCAAGACCCGGGGTATGGTTTCCGGTGGTGGCAAGAAGCCGTGGCGGCAAAAGGGCACAGGGCGCGCGCGCCATGGCTCCATCCGCTCGCCCCTTTGGCGGCACGGTGGAACGGTTTTTGGTCCCCAGCCTCGCGACTACACGCTGAAGGTCAACGTCAAAGCCAAGAAGAACGCGTTGAAGTCGGTGCTCTCCGAACGGCTGGCGCAGGGGCGGCTGCACGTTTTGGCCGATCTTGAGGTGCCGTCCCCCAAGACCAAGGAAATGGTGGCGCGGCTTTCCAAGCTGGGTTTGGCCGGGGAGAAGGTGCTGTTTGTGGATAGCTACGACAACCTGAACCTTCTTCTCGCTACCCGCAACCGTCCGGAGTTGGCCACCGAGGATGCGGGCCACGTGCACGTGTACGAGGTTTTGAACGCCAAACACGTGGTGTTCTCGCAGAAGGCCTTGCTGGCCTTGACGGAGGTGTTGGCCCAATGAAAGACCCGCGCGAGATTATCGTTCGTCCGCTCATTACCGAGAAGACCTCGGCCTTGCAGGAGCAGGCCAACGTCCTTTGCTTTGAGGTGGCGCCGGAGGCCAACAAGATCGAAATCCGGCAGGCGGTGGAAAAGCTCTTTGGGGTCAAGGTGGTCTCGGTGCAGGTCGTCAACATGCGCGGCAAGCTGCGGCGCTACGGGCGCTTTTCGGGGTTCAGGCCCGACTGGCGCAAGGCTTACGTGCGTTTGGCTCCGGGCGAAAAGGCCCCGGAGTTCTTCGAGAAGGTGTGAGGGGGTGAGGTATGGCACTGCGCAGCTTTAAGCCCACATCGCCCGGTATCAGGTTCAAAACGGTTCTGGACTTTTCGGAAATCACCAAGGTCGAACCGGAAAAGAGCCTCACCCACGGCATTACCCGCTCCGGGGGCCGGAACAACGAGGGGCATGAAACGGTTCGTTTCCGGGGGGGTGGTCACAAGCGCCTTTACCGCATCATTGACTTCAAGCGGGACAAGCGCAACATCCCGGCGAAGGTGGCGGCCATTGAGTATGACCCCAACCGCTCGGCGCGTATTGCCCTTCTCCACTACGCTGACGGTGAAAAGCGGTACATCCTGGCGCCCCTGGGTCTTAAGGTTGGGGATTCGGTGATTGCCGCCGAAAAGGCGGAAATTGTCCCCGGCAACGCCCTGCCTTTGGCCAACATCCCGGTGGGTGCCATGGTTCACAACGTGGAGCTGAAGCCAGGGCATGGCGGGCAACTGGTACGGGCCGCGGGTGCAGCGGCCCAGGTGATGGCGAAGGAAGGTAAGTACGTGACCTTGCGCTTGCCTTCGGGCGAAATGCGCATGGTGCTGGCCACCTGCTGGGCTACGGTGGGGCAGGTGGGCAACCTGGACCATGCCAACGTTTCCATTGGCAAAGCTGGGCGCACGCGGTGGCTTGGCCGCCGTCCCCACGTTCGTGGCACAGCCATGAACCCGGTGGATCACCCCCACGGTGGTGGCGAGGGGCGAACCAAAGGTGGGCGTCACCCCGTTTCTCCTTGGGGACAACCTACCAAGGGTTACAAGACCCGGCGCAACAAGCGCACGGATCGGTTTATCGTGAAGCGGCGGAAGTAGGAGGGGCACGATGGCACGTTCAATCAAAAAAGGTCCCTTTGTGGACAATTACCTGCTCAGTAAGGTGCAAAAGCTCAACGAAACCCGTCAGCGGCAGGTCATCAAGACGTACTCCCGTCGCTCCACGATCGTGCCGGAGATGGTGGGGCACACCATTGCCGTGCACAACGGGCAAAAGTTCATTCCGGTGTTTATCACAGAAAACATGGTGGGGCACAAGTTGGGCGAGTTTGCCCTGACCCGCACGTTCCGGGGACACGCGGGCACCAAGAAAGAGAAGGGCGCGGCTCACTGATGGGGGGTGCCATGGAAGCAAAAGCGCAACTCCGTTATTACCGAGGCTCGGCACAAAAAGTGCGGTTGGTAGCCGATCTCATCCGTGGCCAGCAGGTGACCAAGGCCTTGGCCACCCTGCGCCTCACCAAGAAGCGCTGCGCTCGAGACCTGGAAAAGCTGCTGCGCTCAGCGGTGGCGAACTTCGAGCAGAAGAGCCCGGGTGTGGACTCGGGTCGTTTGGTGATCCGGCGGGTGCAGGTGGACCAGGGGCCCAGCTGGAAGCGCTTCCGCGCCGGCTCTATGGGCCGGGCGTTTCCCAGGCTGCGACGCACCTGCCATATCGTTTTGGAAGTTGCGGATTTGCAAGGCTAGGAGGTTAATGTGGGCCAGAAGACACACCCCTACGGTTTCCGCTTAGGTTACAACCGCACCTGGCGGTCGCGCTGGTATGCGGAGAAGGACTACGCCAAATTGTTGCACGAGGATTTACGGCTGCGCAAGGAGCTCAAAGAGCGCCTTGCCCACGCCGGTGTGGCGGAGGTGGATATCGAGCGCACGGCCAACCGCATCCGCGTGACCATCATGGCGGCGCGGCCGGGGATCATCATCGGGCGCAAGGGTGCGGAGGTGGATAAGCTGGGCGAGGAGCTGCGCAAGCGCTACGGCCAGGATATCCACATCAACATCCAGGAGATCCAGCGGCCAGAAATCGAGGCGCAGCTCATCGCTGAGTCGGTGGCCCAGCAGCTGGTGCGGCGGGTTACGTTCCGGCGGGCCATGCGGCGGGCCATGGAAAACGCCTTGCGTTTTGGCGCCCAGGGTGTCAGAATCCGGTGCTCCGGGCGCTTGAACGGCGCCGAAATCGCCCGGTCCGAGTGGTACCAGGAGGGGCGGCTTCCTCTGCAAACGCTGAAAGCGGCCATTGATTACGGGTTTGCAGAGGCCTTTACCACGTACGGTGTGATTGGCGTTAAGGTTTGGGTTTACAAAGGCGAGCTACACCGCTCACGCGTGTTTCGCCGCCTGTAGGAAACGCGAGGTGCTGCCATGTTGATGCCGAAGAAGGTCAAGTTCCGGAAGCAGCAGCGGGGCCGCCGCCGGGGCATCGCCACCCGTGGCAACACGGTGGCCTTTGGTGACTACGGCTTGCAGGCCCTGGAGCCGGGCTGGATTACCGCCCGTCAAATTGAGGCGGCGCGTATTGCCATGACCCGGTACGTGAAGCGCGGTGGGAAGATCTGGATTCGCATTTTCCCTGACAAGCCGGTCACCAAGAAGCCCCTGGAAACCCGTATGGGAAAGGGTAAGGGGGCGCCGGAGGAGTGGGTGGCGGTGGTCAAGCCGGCGCGCATCCTCTACGAGATGGAAGGGGTAAGCGAGGAGGTGGCCCGCGAAGCGATGCGGCTGGCTGCCCACAAGCTTCCTATTAAGACTCGCTTTGTGGTACGGGGGCATGTGCGATGAAGGCCAAACAGCTGCGTGACCAATCCATTGAGGAGCTGCGGCGCACCGAGGCGGACCTTTTGGAGCAGCTCTTCAAGCTGCGTTTCCAGCGGGCCACGGGGCAAATGGAAAACCCCGGCAAGATCCGCCAGGTGCGGCGGGACATTGCCCGCGTGAAGACCGTGTTGCTGCAGCGATTGCGGGAAGTGGAGTAGCGTATGGAAAACCGTGGAGAATCGCGGAAGACCGTTAAAGTCGGTACGGTGGTATCGCTGGCTGGGGCCAAAAGCGTGGTGGTGCAGGTGGAGAGCATGGTCATGCACCCGCTGTACCACCGGTTCGTGAAGCGCTCTCGCAAGTTCATGGCCCACGACGAGAACGGCGAATGCGGGCTGGGCGATAAGGTGCAAATCGTGGAGTGCCGGCCCTTGTCCCGGCGCAAGCGCTTTCGCGTGCAGCGGGTCATTGAGCGGGCGAAGTAAGGGGGGTGAGCCATGATCCAAATGCGAACGATGCTCAACGTGGCGGATAACTCGGGAGCTAAGAAGCTCATGGCCATTCGCCATTTGGGCGGCTCATCGGTGGGTCGTTACGCCAAACTCGGGGACATCGTGGTGTGCTCGGTGAAAGAAGCGGCCCCTGACTCAGACATCAAAAAGGGCTCGGTGGTGAAGGCGGTTATCGTGCGCATGCGGCGCACCCACCGCCGCAAGGACGGCTCGTACATCCGCTTCGACGACAACGCTGCGGTGCTCATCAACAACCAACGGGAACCCATTGGCACCCGCGTGTTCGGGCCGGTGGCCAGGGAGCTCAGGGAGCGCCGCTTCATGAAGATCGTGTCCCTTGCCCCCGAGGTCCTGTAGGAGGCAACTATGGGCGGGTTCAAGATCAAGAAGGGTGACCAGGTGCTGGTGATTGCCGGCAAGGACCGCGGGAAGAAGGGAAAGGTCCTGCGGGTGGACCGCCAGCGGGGGCGAGTGGTGGTGGAACACGTGAACATGATCAAGAGGCACACCCGTCCCAACCCGCGGGCCGGGGTGCAGGGTGGCATCGTGGAGCGGGAAGCCCCCATCCACATTTCCAACGTGATGGTCATTTCCCCGGACTCGGGTCGCCCGAGCCGGGTGGGGATTAAGGTGCTCGAGGACGGCCGCCGCGTGCGGTATGCCAAGGTAGATGGCGCGATTCTCGACCAATAAAGGGAGGGTACGGTGGCGCGCTTAAAGGAGAAGTACGAAAAGGAAGTGGTTCCCAAGCTCGTTGCCGAGTTTGGGATTAAAAACCCCATGGCGGTCCCCAGGATCGTCAAGGTGGTCTGCAACATTGGCATTGGGGAGGCGTCCCGCCAGCCCAAGCTGATGGAGCAGGCCCTGGAGGAGTTGGCGGCGATCACCGGCCAAAAGCCGGTGGTGCGCAAGGCCCGCAAGTCCATCGCCCAGTTCAAGCTGCGGGTGGGCATGCAGGTGGGCTGCATGGTGACGTTGCGGCGGGAGCGCATGTACGAGTTTCTGGATCGCTTGCTCAACATTGCCCTGCCCCGTGTGCGCGACTTCCGCGGTCTTTCACCCCGCGGTTTCGATGGGCGCGGGAACTACACCTTGGGGATCAAGGACCACCTGATCTTTCCCGAGGTGGACTACACCAAAGTGGAACGACCCAAGGGCATGAACGTAACGGTGGTGACAACGGCCGAAACGGATGACCAGGCTCGGTTCTTGCTGGCCGAGCTCGGCTTCCCCTTCGCCAAGAGTTAGGAGGCAGGAAGTGGCACGGACGTGTTTTTTTGCCAAGGCCGCGAGGAAGCCCAAGTTTAAGGTGCGGCACCGCAACCGCTGCAAGCTCTGCGGGCGGCCGCGTGGGTACATGCGCAAGTTTGAGCTCTGCCGTATCTGTTTCCGCAAGCTGGCCCTGGAGGGGTACCTCCCCGGGGTCACTAAGGCGAGCTGGTAGGGGGTGGCCATGACCATGACCGACCCAATTGCCGACTTTCTTACCCGCATCCGCAATGCGGTAATGGCGGGCAAGGATCGGGTGGACGTCCCGGCCTCTCGCCTCAAGCTGGAGCTCACCAAGATCCTCAAGGAGGAGGGGTTCATCCGCACCTTCAAGGTCCTGGAGGAGGGGCCGCAGGGAACCATCCGCCTTTACCTCCGTTACTCTCCTGAGGGTGAGCCGGCCATCCACGGCATTGAGCGGGTTTCTCGTCCGGGACGCCGGGTGTATATGGGTGTGGACGAGCTGCCTTCGGTGCGGAGGGGAATTGGGATTGCCGTGGTTTCCACCTCCAAGGGTCTCATGACCGACGCCCGGGCCCGCGAGCTGCGCGTGGGCGGCGAGGTCATGTGCAAGGTTTGGTAGGGGGTGGCTATGTCACGGGTAGGAAAAAAGCCAATTGAGATCCCCAAGGGGGTTGAGGTTCACGTGGGCAACGGTGTGGTGCAGGTAAAGGGGCCCAAAGGCAGCTTGCTGCAGCCGATTCCTGCCGGAATCGCGGTAACGGTGGAGGAAGGCAAGGTGGTGGTGACCCGGGCCTCCGACGAGCAACAGCTGCGGGCGCTCCACGGCACCACCCGGGCCCTTTTGGCCAACGCCATTGCCGGTGTTTCTCAGGGCTTCAAGCGGGAGCTGGACATCGTGGGTGTGGGGTACAAGGCCGAAATTAAAGGCCCCCGGGAGCTGGTGTTCACCCTGGGTTACTCGCACCCGGTGAATTTCCCGCTGCCCGAGGGCATCCAGGTGTCCTACGACGCCAAGGCCAACCGCCTCACCCTGGAGGGCATTGACAAGCACCTGGTGGGTCAGGTGGCAGCGCGGATCCGCATGCTGCGGCCACCGGATCCCTACAAGGGCAAGGGCATTAAGTACGCGGACGAGGTCTTGAAGCTTAAGGCTGGGAAGTCGGGAGCGTGAGTATGGCTCGCTACGAAGATCGTAAGTCACGCAGACGGCGAATCCACTGGCGGATTCGCAAGGTGGTCCATGGCACTCCTGAGCGGCCGCGCCTGGTGGTGTACCGCTCCTTAAACCACGTGTACGCCCAGGTGGTGGACGACGTGGCGGGGAAAACCCTGGTGGCGGCTTCCACCCTCGAGAAGGAGCTGCGGCAGGGCTTGTCCCACTGCGGCAACAAACAGGCGGCGCGTGTGGTGGGACGCGCCATTGCCGAAAGGGCCAAAGAAAAGGGCATTACAACCGTTGTTTTCGACCGGGCGGGCTTCCGCTACCACGGTGTGGTAAAGGAACTGGCTGATGCCGCTCGCGAAGCAGGTTTGCACTTTTAGGGGCGCGCTATGGAAGATCGCGAATACCAACTGATTGATCGGGTGGTACACGTCAACCGGGTGACCAAGGTCGTGAAGGGGGGCAAGAACCTCTCGTTCTCGGCACTGGTGGTGGTGGGCGACGGCAACGGCCGGGTGGGCTTTGGCACCGGCAAGGCCAGAGAAGTTCCCCAAGCCATCAAGAAAGCCACGGAACAAGCGAAGAGGGCCATGATCGAGGTACCGCGTGAGGGAACCACCATCCCCCATGAGGTCATTGGGCACTTTGGCGCGGGGAAGGTCATCCTCCGGCCCGCTTCTCCCGGTACCGGTGTCATTGCCGGGGGCACGGTTCGCGCCATCATGGAAGCGGCGGGGATCGGCGACATCCTCACCAAATCCCTGCGCTCCACCAACCCCTATAACCTGGTGCGCGCCACCTTTGCTGCCCTGGAGCAGCTCACGCCCAAGGAAAAAGCTCTGGCCCTGCGGCGTATGGAGGAAACGGCCGAGCCACCTGAAACCGAGGTGCCCAAGGGACCCATTCCGGAGGTTGAGGTATGACGCCGCGAGCGAGAAAAGAGAAAAAGCAAGGGCTTTTGCGCATCACTCAGGTGCGCAGCCGTATCGGTAACCCCAAGAAGGTGGCGGTGGTGCTGACCCGCGGCCTGGGCCTCGGGCGTATTGGAAAGTACGTCATCCTGCCTGACAACCCGTACACCCGCGGGATGATCGCCAAAGTACCGCACCTTGTGCGCGTAGAACCCTACGAGGAGTAGCCTATGGAACTCTCAAATCTCACGCCGAGAAAGGGCGCAACCAAAGACCGCAAGCGCGTGGGGCGGGGTCCGGGCTCCGGTCACGGGAAAACCGCCGGTCGTGGGCATAAGGGCGCTCTCTCCCGCTCGGGCACCCGTCGTCGCCGCAACTTTGAAGGCGGACAGATGCCGCTGGTGCGGCGCTTGCCCAAGCGCGGGTTTACCAACATCTTTGCCAAGGAAATGGCCATCGTGAACCTCGAGCAGCTGGAGCGCTTTCCAGCGGGGACCGAGGTGACCCCGGAGCTTCTGGTGGCCGAGGGCCTCGTGAAGAAGCTGGGGGATGGCGTCAAAATCCTGGCCAAAGGGCAAATTACCCGGCCCCTGGTGGTGAAGGCCCACAAGTTTTCCGCGCAAGCCAAGGCTGCCATTGAAGCCGCCGGCGGACGCTGCGAGGTGCTGGCCCCATGATCGAGAGCCTGCGCAACATCTTTGCCATTCCCGACCTGCGCAAGCGGGTCCTGTTTACCTTCCTTTTGCTGGCGGTTTACCGGTTGGGGTCGTACATTCCGGTGCCCGGCATTAACCCGGAAGCGCTGGAGGAGTTCACGCGGCAAGCCCAGGGCACCATCCTCGGGTTTTTGAACCTCTTTTCCGGTGGTGCTCTGGGGCGCATGACCGTGTTTGCCCTGGGCATCATGCCCTACATTTCCGCCTCCATCATCCTGCAGCTTTTGACGGTGGTTTGGCCTTACCTAGAGAAGCTCTCCAAGGAAGGGGAGTTGGGGCGGAAGAAGATCACCCAGTGGACCCGCTACGGGACGGTGATCCTTTCCATCATCCAGGGCTCCGGTATTGCCGTGTTTCTGGAAAAGACCACGGCCCCGGGGGGTGCGCCGTTGGTGCCTCACCCCGGTTGGGGTTTCCGTTTCCTTACGGTGCTGACCCTGGTCACCGGTACGGCCTTCGTCATGTGGCTGGGTGAGCAAATTACCGAACGGGGAGTTGGCAACGGCATCTCCCTCATCATCTTTGCGGGCATTGTGGTGGGGTTGCCCCGGGCCATTCTGAACACCCTGGAGGACATCCGCACCGGTGCCATGAGCATCTTCACCGCCGTGATCTTTATCGTCTTTGCCTTTGCGGTGGTGGCGGCCATTGTGCTCATGGAACGGGCCCAGCGCCGCATCCCGGTGCAGTACGCCAAGAGGGTGGTGGGCCGCCGCATCATGGGTGGCCAGAGCACCTACCTGCCGTTGCGCCTGAACACCGGCGGCGTGATCCCGGTGATCTTTGCCGCGTCCATCCTTTCGTTCCCTCAGACCCTTTCCCAGCTCTTCCAGCACCCATGGGTGGCCGCGGTGTCGCGGGCGCTGGCTTACGGCGAGCCTCTTTACAACCTCTTCTACGTGGCCTCCATTATCTTCTTCTGCTACTTCTACACCTCCATCATCTTCAACCCTGAGGACACCGCCGATAACCTGCGTAAGTACGGTGGCTTTATCCCCGGTGTGCGCGCCGGTCAGCCCACCGCCGATTTCATTGACCGCGTCCTCACCCGCATCACCTTCGTGGGTGCCATTTACCTGGCGCTGGTGGCCATTCTCCCGGAAATCCTCATCGTTGGCTTCAAAGTGGCGCCCATCCCCGTTATTGGGCCGTTCCTTGATTCGCTGTTGCCGCGGTGGTTCACCGAAGGTTTGGGGGTGAAGTTCTACTTTGGCGGCACCTCGCTGCTCATCGTGGTGGGTGTGGCCATGGATACCGTGGCGCAAATCGAGGCGCAACTGGTGATGCGGCACTACGAGGGCTTTGTGAAGGGTCGGCGGTTGCGGGGTCGGCGAGGCTAGGATGGTGACCCGGGCTTTGGATGTGGTGCTCTTGGGCCCGCCCGGTGCGGGTAAGGGGACGCAAGCCAAGCGTTTGGCCGCCACCTTCAACCTTCTGCACATCTCCACCGGTGACCTGTTGCGGGAGGAAGTGGGCAAGGGCAGCGAGTTGGGCCAGCAAGCGGCGAGCTACATGCAAAAGGGCGAGCTGGTCCCCGATGATCTGGTGGCGAAAATGCTGGTCACCCGCCTGCACAGCCAGCAGGGCTTGGCGGGTTGTGTGTTTGACGGCTACCCCCGGACCCGGGCGCAAGCTGAGCTTTTGGACGGGCTTCTGGCGGAACTGGGGCGCCGGGTGGACGTGGCGGTGTACCTGGAGGTTCCCGACGACGAGGTGGTGGCGAGGCTGGGCGGGCGTCGTTCCTGCCCCTCCTGCGGTGCGGTGTACCACCTGCGCACCCAGCCTCCGGCCCGGGATGGGGTTTGCGATGTGTGCGGCAGCCAGCTGGTGGTGCGGGAGGACGATAAGGAGGAGGTCATCCGCCAGCGGCTGGCCGTCTACCGCACCCACACCGAACCGCTTCTGGAGCTCTACGGTGGGCGTGGGGTGCTGGCCAGGGTTCCCGGCCAGGGCACACCTGAGGAGGTGTTCCTGCGGCTTGCCGACGCCGTGCGGGGAGGGCGCGAGCGTTGATGGTCCTCAAGACCCGGGCGGAGCTGGCGGTGATGCACAAGGCCAACGCTTTAGTGCAGGAAACCCTGCGCATGCTTGCCGATCACGTGCGCCCCGGGGTTTCCACCGCCGAGCTTGACCGGCTGGCCGAGGACTTCATCCTCGCCAAGGGCGCCAAGCCCGCATTCAAGGGGTACCACGGCTATCCCGCTACCCTCTGCACCTCGGTGAACGACGTGATCGTCCACGGGATTCCGTCCGAGCGTTGCATCCTCAAGGAGGGGGACATCATTTCCCTGGACTGCGGGGTAGTGGTGGATGGGTTTTACGGCGATGGGGCGGTCACTTTGCCGGTGGGGAAGATCTCCCCAGAGGCCCAGCGCCTCCTGCAGGTCACCCGCGAGTGCCTGGAGCTGGCGGTGAAGGAAGCTCGCCCCGGACGGCGGCTGGGCGATGTGTCGGCAGCCATCCAGAGGCACGCCGAGGAGGCAGGTTTCTCCGTGGTCCGGGAGTTCGTGGGCCACGGCATTGGGCGCTCGCTCCACGAGGACCCGCAGGTTTGCAATTACGGAGTCCCCGGTACGGGGCCCGAGCTGAGACCCGGTTTGGTACTGGCCATCGAGCCCATGGTCAACGAAGGTAGCCCCCATGTGCGCGTGGACGCCGATGGCTGGACAGCGCGCACGGAAGACGGTAAACTTTCCGCCCATTTTGAGTACTCCGTGGCCGTCACGGAAAACGGCCCCTGGGTGCTCGGAGTGGAAGGGTAAGGAGTGGGGATGGCGAAAGAGGAGGCCATCGAGGTCATGGCCACCGTTGTGGAAGCCTTGCCCAACGCGGTGTTCCGCGTTGAGCTGGAAAATGGTCACACGGTGCTCGCCCACATTTCTGGGAAAATGCGGAAGCACTTCATCCGCATTCTCCCTGGGGACAAGGTGCTGGTGGAGCTTTCACCGTACGACCTGACCCGCGGGCGCATCGTGTACCGCTACCGGTGAGGAGAGGGGTATGAAAGTTCGTTCGTCGGTTCGTCGGATTTGCGCGAAATGCAAGATCGTCCGTCGCAAAGGGGTCATTCGCGTGATTTGCGAAAACCCCAAGCACAAGCAACGGCAGGGTTAAGGGAGGAAGACTGTGGCCCGCATTGTTGGTGTTGATTTGCCGCCAAACAAGCACGTGGAGATCGGCCTCACCTACATCTACGGCATTGGCCGTTCGCTGGCCAAGAAGATCCTGGCCAAGGCCGGTGTGGACGGGATGGTCAAGTGCAAGGACCTCTCCGAAGATGAGGTGCGCCGCATTGCCCGGGTCATCCAGGAAGAGGACATCAAGGTTGAGGGTGACCTGCGCAAGGAAATAGCCATGAACATCAAGCGCCTCATGGAAATCGGCTGCTACCGTGGGGTGCGGCACCGGCGGGGTTTGCCGGTTCGGGGCCAGCGCACGCATACCAACGCCCGCACCCGTAAGGGCCCGCGGCGGGCAACGGTGGCCAAGAAGAAGAAGGTAGCCAAGTGAGGAGGGTGAAGTAACCATGGCAAAAACGCAAGGAGCAAAAAAGCCCCGGCGGCGTGAAAAGAAAAACGTGCCTCATGCGGTGGCCCACATTCAGGCCACCTTCAACAACACCATCGTGACCATCACCGACCCTTCGGGGAACACCATTTGCTGGAGCTCGGCCGGGCGCATTGGTTACAAGGGATCCCGCAAGGGCACCCCCTACGCCGCGCAGCTGGCGGCCCGCAACGCCGCCGAGCAAGCGCAGGAGCACGGGGTGCGGTCGGTGGACGTGCACATCAAGGGCCCCGGGGCCGGACGGGAATCGGCCATTCGGGC
Encoded here:
- a CDS encoding adenylate kinase; translation: MVTRALDVVLLGPPGAGKGTQAKRLAATFNLLHISTGDLLREEVGKGSELGQQAASYMQKGELVPDDLVAKMLVTRLHSQQGLAGCVFDGYPRTRAQAELLDGLLAELGRRVDVAVYLEVPDDEVVARLGGRRSCPSCGAVYHLRTQPPARDGVCDVCGSQLVVREDDKEEVIRQRLAVYRTHTEPLLELYGGRGVLARVPGQGTPEEVFLRLADAVRGGRER
- the map gene encoding type I methionyl aminopeptidase; the protein is MMVLKTRAELAVMHKANALVQETLRMLADHVRPGVSTAELDRLAEDFILAKGAKPAFKGYHGYPATLCTSVNDVIVHGIPSERCILKEGDIISLDCGVVVDGFYGDGAVTLPVGKISPEAQRLLQVTRECLELAVKEARPGRRLGDVSAAIQRHAEEAGFSVVREFVGHGIGRSLHEDPQVCNYGVPGTGPELRPGLVLAIEPMVNEGSPHVRVDADGWTARTEDGKLSAHFEYSVAVTENGPWVLGVEG
- the infA gene encoding translation initiation factor IF-1, encoding MAKEEAIEVMATVVEALPNAVFRVELENGHTVLAHISGKMRKHFIRILPGDKVLVELSPYDLTRGRIVYRYR
- the rpmJ gene encoding 50S ribosomal protein L36 codes for the protein MKVRSSVRRICAKCKIVRRKGVIRVICENPKHKQRQG
- the rpsM gene encoding 30S ribosomal protein S13 encodes the protein MARIVGVDLPPNKHVEIGLTYIYGIGRSLAKKILAKAGVDGMVKCKDLSEDEVRRIARVIQEEDIKVEGDLRKEIAMNIKRLMEIGCYRGVRHRRGLPVRGQRTHTNARTRKGPRRATVAKKKKVAK
- the rpsK gene encoding 30S ribosomal protein S11 — encoded protein: MAKTQGAKKPRRREKKNVPHAVAHIQATFNNTIVTITDPSGNTICWSSAGRIGYKGSRKGTPYAAQLAARNAAEQAQEHGVRSVDVHIKGPGAGRESAIRALAASGLEIKSIKDVTPIPHNGCRPPKRRRV